agagagaagagtgaAAGTGACTATGACTTCCTGGCTTCTGACTTAGACGTTGCATAAAACGAGATGTTTTTGGAGGATAGATGATACATGATTCAGGGGTGGATGGGCATCTCATATCAAGATATGAAATCTGATtgtatgaatacacacatgtatacacataaacacacacgcacacacaccagagaAAATTGCAAGAATTCAAGCAGGAAATGAAGGACTCATATCAAAATGAAGTAATGGCGTCGTTGAAACCTTGCCTCTCCTGGATCTGGGAAGGAAGCCTAACTCCAGGATGCTGTTTTTGCCTTCATGAGTTATGTGCCCTTGCCTACTAAAGCGACGGAAAGCAGAGGTAGACCTAACAAGGTGTTATTATCAATTGGCCCATTCATGGGACCACAGCTGCCAAACAAGAGCAGAGACTGATACCCAGGAAAATGGAACCACGGTGGGGAAGCTAGAAAGAAATCAATGGACAGAGCTGGATCATGGGAAGTGTGGGAAGTgagaagaggggagcagagaagtcagagggaaggaaaaaggagttGCCCCACCAGACCTCCCTGGACTCATAAGTAGGATACTGAGTTGTAGTGGGGCCATGGGAAGGCTGAGTGAACAGTGAATCTAGGACACAGATTAAGCCCCTCGACACCAAGGAGGCGTCCATTGTGTTGACTACTGGCTACTTTCTGTTATGGCCACTAATTGATCATGGTGTTTTCCCTAGAGAAGAAAAGATCTTGTCATTGTGGTCTATTTTTATCCTTCTCTTTCCAACAGTATTCAACTCTATTATGAGTTTTAAgcataaatacattttatctgatctatgatttattcatttaccaaatATGTGTTAAATCTCACTATGTTTCAGGCTGTCTCACTCTGTTGCAGATTCAGTGGAAAATATTGCTGATGGTGAAGTGTATGCTGACCagtcctatgtgtaaccccaagcAAGCCATTTTTCCTGGAAACACCAGTCTGTCACCTACAGCATTTCTAGGACACTTCTTACTCACAACTTCCATGACACATTCAATGCATTGCCAAAACAATTATTAGACATATAAGTATGTCTTATCCTAATGCAAGTGAGAACACATAGTGAAGAATATTTCCTGGTTTGGGGACTGATATAAAAAGTCTTACAACACTGTAGACACTGAGGATTATATATTCCATCCATTGCCTTCATTCAAAAAAACTAAATTGGTCAGGAAACCCACCCATTTAGACTCAACACGTACTAGGATTTGTTATCCAAACTCTACCAGTAAGACATTGTCCGAATTTGTTTAATACCAACAGGACATCATTcaaattttgaaacaaaacatTACATGGATGACCGAGGACACACTGCAGTAAGTGTTGTTATGCTAGAAATAGGAAGTGTCCCGTGCTGAAAGTGGCTGACATGGCagttttcacttcctcttccagctCAGAAACTAAATCGTAGGTACGAAGGTGGCTTCTGAAGAAGTGAGAGAGTGATGGGGTGGGTGGATGACTGAGGATTTCCAGCAGAAACAGTAAATAGATAAAGAACATGGACTGCTAAGAAAGTCCTGATGAGACTGGACACAGTCAGGGTGTAttgttttgggagacagggtctcacataccCATGGTTAGCCTCAAGCCAatgatgtagctgaggatgaccatgaacttctgGTTCTGTGCCTCCAGcttgagagtgctgggattacaggcaggtctCCACACTCCTGGCTTTCCTGGGAGGTAGTTTCTAATGAAACTAGTGATTATGACACTTTTCTTTAGAATTGATAGCAAATGGTAAGAAACTTGGATGCCTCATCCCTGGTAAAACCACTATTGCCTTTTCTTTATGCCTCTTGCTATCATCATTAGCAATCACCAGGAGAAATGGAAACAGCCTGTGTGCTTTAAAGACTGTACGAGCAGAGGACTAGGACCcaggcctctacaggcaccaacCACAGCTCCAGGTGAATGGGGAAATTTCACAAAGCCTCACTCCCTAGATAACAAAACTACAGGCAGGCAATGGCTGTCAGAGAGGGACAATCGGCTCTCTCTGGGGATGAACTTCTAATGGTTATCCAAACCCAACTGCTCTGCCCCAAACACATGTACGTAAGAGCAATGCGAGATGGACTCAGCAGGTAACAGGaatgagaagagaaggagaggtcgtgaatttgagagggagttggGAACCATGGGGGAAGTTAGAGAGGGGGAGGAGCGGAAATGGTGTACactgtgtgtggagaccagaagagtgtCAGTCcgaatgaggaagaaaggaaatcgAGTTCAACATGACTCAATAGCCCGTGTTGGATCAAACATCTAGAGTCTGATATACGGTCCTTTATTTTGGGCAAATAAAAGTATAGCACTAGTATAGAAACAAGTTTCCTGGTGTAACGCACAATCCCATGTGCACAAGGATGCATGATGATATTAAAACTCCTCTAAAAATACATGTCATTCTTACATGAGGATGAGTTCTAGAGACAGGCTACATACATTATGTTATGGGCCTATGGAAGGATCTGATGTGGCCTTGGTCACACAGACAACACTGGAGGTTTTTGGGCTATTAGCCACTTCCTGTCACAGTTGCGTCTCCTCATTGAGTTTGGTTCATTACATGCATTGAGAGAGTGCACTGAGCCCATGGAGCCAAGGGGACACGTTAAGGCATCAGTATTTACTCATTCTCACTGTTGTTGCAAACTGGACTTTATCCCTAATAGCACCAGGCAGTTTCAACCCAAATGAAAATCAATGTAAAATCACAAtcgatattttttaaaaaagatttattatgaaaATGTATGAAATCAATTACACGATCATATCCAAATAGCAAAGAAACAATAATGGTGGACCATCTCCATTGGAGACATATGTCCTTCAACTAAATACAAATAGCAGAAATAACATCAACTAAAATAACAGTCTCTATGAAGATTTAAATTAAGAAGTAGCCCTCCCTGACGTGATTCTTCCTGCAGCTCAGTTCATCTCCAAGTCATTAACGTACTCGTTGACCCAGGGCAGGCTGGGGTCAGCACAGACTTGTTTGCCCCTTCTGGTCAGGAATctgcagaagaagaagaggacagATGAGAATCCCATGGGACCTTAGAGGACATCTACCACTGTCCTTTGCCTGTGATAGGAAACTCATTCTGTTTGAGAATTGCTTCTATGAGCAACCACAGTAGATGGGATCCTTCCTGGATAACCTTGACCAGTCTAGACTTCCTGTAACTCTGAGCCCTGGGTGTGTAGCTATGATCCCAGGGGTTCCCTATATGAGGAAACGATGAGTTTTAGGATCAATATGACTAGGTCGTCCAATTTTTCATTGCTCCTTTAAATTACCTTTCTACGTATAGTATGCATCgttttttatttgcttctggTTTCATAGCCTCTGGATATTATCATTCTCCACAAGAGTGTCCCCTTCCCCATTTTAATGACCATCCAGCAATTTTCAGAACTCAAAAAGTGACATCACGACCTCGCTGTTCTCTGGCACAGCTTCAACCCTTAGAACTGAATCCCTTCTGGTCGATAGTCCTTTCACCTGCATCTGGCCCTTTTTGAGTCTTGCCCTCACCCCCGTGTATACTTACACCACAGCTGGCTTGGAGCAGAGGCTGCTGGTCTCATAGTAGTCTGTCACAAATTTGCGAGGGAGCGTCGAAGAGGTGTAAGAAAAGCAGCAGGAAGTGGGAGGGTCAGAGCCCACTGGAAGAGAAAGCAAGGGTAAGGTCAGACTTGTGCCTGGTGCTATCCATCCTAATCTTCTCTGAGCATCCCTATCACTAGAGCTGGAAACATGGTGCCCTGAATGCGTGGCACCATCCCAGAGTGGGACTTTTACTCTAAAAAGACCAtcctggaagaagagaaaacaattctAGAAGATTGAAACTGGAGTGAGTCTCTGAACATCTCCCATTTCCTTCATGTTACAGGTGGGGAAATCAAGGCAAAGAGACAGACAAGACTAGAGAAAAAGCCAATTCAATATCTGGCTTCCAGCCCATATTTTCCTCTATTGGCTGTtaattcttttttccctttctttctttaagacaattttttcccagacagggtttctctgtagttttggagcctgccctggaacttgctcttgtagaccaggctgacctcaaactcacagagatctgcctgcctctgcttccccctcccacccAGTGCTTCGATTAAAGACGTCTACAACCAGCACCCGGCTCAACAGTTAAATCTTAAGGAAACAGGAGCTTAAGTAGTGATGTTTGGTAGTTTCTACATTTAATGCCCAACTCTGGAACACTCCCAGCTCCCTTTTGCTCCCTCCCAAAACCCCACTGTTGTGTTGGCCGCAGCTGGAAAACTGAACCCACTGGGTCTCAGAGCAGCAATGGAAGAATCAACTTACTTGGTGCTGAGAGCGCTGGAGCACA
The Microtus pennsylvanicus isolate mMicPen1 chromosome 11, mMicPen1.hap1, whole genome shotgun sequence genome window above contains:
- the LOC142831873 gene encoding C-C motif chemokine 4-like, whose amino-acid sequence is MKLCAYTLSLLLFAAALCAPALSAPMGSDPPTSCCFSYTSSTLPRKFVTDYYETSSLCSKPAVVFLTRRGKQVCADPSLPWVNEYVNDLEMN